From a single Sediminibacterium sp. KACHI17 genomic region:
- the gatA gene encoding Asp-tRNA(Asn)/Glu-tRNA(Gln) amidotransferase subunit GatA produces MFRFSTIKDYHKALQNGQTTCVEAVRFYINKIQADQHLNAWLEVYADEALAAATKLDAERKSDTVLSPLYGVVVGLKDVICYKDHRVSASSRMLEGFVSVYHATATKKLLDAGAIIIGRQNCDEFAMGSSNEHSAFGPVKNALDEARVPGGSSGGSAVAVQADHCMISLGSDTGGSVRQPADFCGIIGLKPGYGRISRYGLIAYASSFDQIGIFGKNIEDVACTLQVIAGADEFDSTVSQLPVPDYTAALENRDDHPKRIAYFKEALDHPGLDPAIKAATEGFIKKLTAHGYIIEAVDFELLEYIVPTYYVLTTAEASSNLSRYDGVRFGHRSTQSTDDLTDFYKLSRSEGFGKEVKRRIMLGTFVLSAGYYDAYFTKAQQVRRKLQLLTESVFASYDAIILPTVPAPAYRIGELQNDQLAMFLGDIYTVFANLVGIPAISIPLFQHPNGMPFGLQIMTSQDDEVSLLRLSKQFLELSE; encoded by the coding sequence TTGTTTCGTTTTAGCACAATCAAAGACTATCATAAAGCATTACAGAACGGCCAAACCACCTGTGTGGAGGCCGTTCGTTTTTATATCAATAAGATACAAGCCGATCAGCACTTAAATGCCTGGCTTGAAGTATATGCAGATGAAGCCTTGGCAGCTGCAACAAAACTCGATGCAGAAAGGAAGTCTGATACAGTACTATCGCCTTTATATGGCGTGGTGGTTGGACTAAAAGATGTGATCTGTTATAAAGATCATCGAGTATCCGCATCCTCCCGGATGTTGGAAGGATTTGTATCCGTTTATCATGCTACTGCTACAAAGAAATTATTAGATGCCGGAGCCATCATCATCGGTAGACAAAACTGTGATGAATTTGCGATGGGTAGCAGTAATGAGCATTCTGCCTTTGGTCCAGTTAAAAATGCTTTAGATGAAGCCCGGGTTCCGGGTGGCTCATCTGGAGGTTCAGCCGTTGCCGTTCAGGCCGATCACTGCATGATCAGTTTAGGCAGTGATACTGGTGGATCGGTCAGACAACCTGCGGATTTTTGTGGGATTATCGGACTCAAACCCGGTTACGGAAGGATATCTCGTTACGGACTGATCGCGTATGCTTCTTCTTTTGATCAGATCGGCATTTTCGGAAAAAATATAGAAGATGTGGCATGTACGCTACAGGTCATTGCCGGTGCAGATGAGTTTGATAGTACCGTTTCTCAGCTACCTGTTCCGGATTATACTGCTGCATTGGAAAACAGGGATGACCATCCCAAACGGATCGCTTACTTTAAAGAAGCCTTGGATCATCCGGGCTTGGATCCGGCTATCAAAGCTGCTACTGAAGGCTTTATCAAAAAATTAACAGCCCATGGATATATTATCGAAGCTGTTGATTTTGAATTACTTGAGTATATCGTTCCTACTTACTATGTTTTAACCACGGCTGAAGCTTCTAGTAACCTTTCCCGGTATGATGGGGTCCGATTTGGACATAGATCTACTCAGTCAACAGATGATCTGACAGACTTCTATAAATTATCTAGAAGTGAAGGATTTGGTAAGGAAGTAAAGAGAAGGATCATGCTGGGAACTTTTGTACTCAGTGCCGGTTATTACGATGCCTATTTCACTAAGGCTCAGCAAGTTAGAAGAAAGTTGCAGTTGCTTACAGAATCTGTTTTTGCTTCTTATGACGCTATTATCTTACCAACCGTACCGGCTCCAGCATACCGGATAGGAGAGCTGCAAAACGATCAGTTGGCTATGTTTTTAGGCGATATTTATACAGTGTTTGCCAATCTGGTTGGCATACCCGCTATTTCCATTCCATTATTCCAACACCCTAACGGGATGCCCTTTGGCTTACAGATTATGACTTCTCAGGATGATGAGGTATCTTTGCTTCGCCTTTCAAAACAGTTTTTAGAGTTGTCTGAATAA
- a CDS encoding lytic transglycosylase domain-containing protein codes for MKWFGISIQSHISTSKALLVCFAFVAGSLGMMSFTAASIGAASTDHDSTLNDKSGFKSLFTTQRFDASKPYEAQLNPRAVAFVQEYVRKNGEHLEKMKSWGKPYFDLYDNVLTVYGLPKEMKYLSVIESHLGSNVVSWAGAAGPWQLMPYEAKRFGLRVGAVDERLDYYKSTHAAAKLMRELYAEFNDWLLVVAAYNAGAGRVKQAIRKSGSKEFWDLQYHLPEETRNHVKKFIGTHYAFEGSGGWTTMTAAETEQKKATLQSTETVQLTTDEINNSTVVEIAGRYNSLIVSNALLMNLNQFNRWNPNFDKTLAEGKKYSMRILKDKEQIFQAKKQQLLMESLKSLLESASASR; via the coding sequence ATGAAGTGGTTTGGTATCAGCATACAGAGTCATATCAGCACCAGCAAAGCATTGTTGGTCTGCTTTGCATTTGTGGCAGGTTCATTGGGTATGATGTCTTTTACAGCTGCTAGTATAGGGGCAGCATCCACGGATCACGATTCTACCCTGAATGATAAAAGCGGCTTTAAAAGCCTGTTTACTACTCAGCGCTTTGATGCTTCGAAACCTTATGAGGCACAGCTGAATCCAAGAGCAGTAGCATTCGTTCAAGAATATGTTCGAAAAAATGGGGAACATCTGGAGAAAATGAAAAGCTGGGGTAAACCTTACTTTGATCTCTATGATAATGTACTGACGGTATATGGACTTCCAAAAGAGATGAAATATCTCAGTGTGATTGAAAGTCATCTCGGATCCAATGTAGTGTCTTGGGCGGGTGCAGCAGGACCTTGGCAGTTAATGCCCTATGAAGCAAAACGTTTTGGCCTTCGTGTGGGTGCTGTTGATGAACGATTGGATTATTACAAAAGCACACATGCCGCTGCTAAACTCATGCGTGAACTATATGCAGAATTCAACGACTGGTTATTGGTTGTTGCTGCATACAATGCAGGTGCCGGCAGAGTTAAACAGGCAATCAGAAAATCAGGGAGTAAAGAATTCTGGGACCTGCAATATCATTTGCCGGAGGAAACGAGAAACCATGTTAAAAAATTCATTGGTACCCATTATGCATTCGAGGGTAGTGGGGGCTGGACAACCATGACGGCTGCTGAAACAGAGCAGAAAAAAGCAACTTTACAAAGCACAGAAACAGTGCAGTTAACCACGGATGAGATCAATAACTCAACCGTAGTTGAAATAGCAGGCAGGTACAATTCGCTGATCGTCTCCAATGCACTATTGATGAATCTCAACCAATTCAATCGTTGGAACCCTAATTTTGATAAGACCTTGGCCGAAGGGAAAAAGTATTCCATGAGAATACTGAAAGACAAGGAACAGATATTTCAGGCTAAAAAACAACAATTACTGATGGAGTCGTTGAAATCATTGTTGGAAAGTGCTTCTGCTTCCCGATAA
- the pabB gene encoding aminodeoxychorismate synthase component I produces MLNWADQFNICCFLDNHQYQSSASVVECMLACGVTAAIPANASLKILDEFIHTHTGKWIFGHLGYDIKNQIENLSSEHPDGIQFPDLFFFVPAAVISLKDQTLEIEVYDGTDATDIYASIKAAPLIVNRPQPPIAVQPKMNKQQYLATIQQLKQHIQRGDCYEINYCQEFFAKDIDIEPLNLYLQLTKVSPNPFACYYRLTDKYLLCASPERFLQKKGDRLLSQPIKGTIPRHHTDPEADQKLIEQLQNSEKDKSENVMVVDLVRNDLSKVCQQGSVEVTELFGIYSFPQVHQMISTVAGVLDPSNHFTDIIKACFPMGSMTGAPKKRVMELIEQYEQSKRGLYSGAVGYISPSGDFDFNVVIRSILYNSSNQYLGYQVGGGITFYSDPEKEYEECLVKAAAIRSVLEGN; encoded by the coding sequence ATGTTGAACTGGGCCGATCAGTTCAACATTTGTTGTTTTCTGGACAATCATCAATACCAAAGTTCAGCCTCAGTTGTTGAGTGCATGCTGGCTTGCGGCGTAACCGCCGCAATACCTGCCAATGCTTCTCTGAAAATACTGGATGAATTCATCCATACCCATACCGGTAAATGGATATTTGGTCATCTGGGATATGACATCAAGAATCAAATCGAAAATCTTAGCTCTGAACATCCTGACGGCATTCAGTTCCCTGATCTTTTCTTCTTTGTACCTGCAGCAGTGATTTCACTAAAAGATCAGACACTGGAGATTGAAGTGTATGATGGTACGGATGCTACTGATATTTATGCCTCTATAAAAGCTGCACCCTTAATTGTAAATCGCCCTCAGCCTCCTATTGCTGTTCAACCTAAAATGAATAAGCAACAATACTTGGCAACTATTCAGCAACTCAAACAGCATATACAAAGAGGCGACTGTTATGAGATCAATTATTGTCAGGAGTTTTTTGCAAAAGATATTGATATCGAACCATTGAATCTGTACCTACAACTCACGAAAGTCTCACCCAATCCTTTTGCCTGTTACTATCGACTAACTGATAAATACCTGCTTTGTGCCAGCCCTGAACGGTTTTTGCAAAAAAAGGGAGATCGATTATTATCACAACCAATTAAAGGAACCATTCCTCGCCATCATACAGATCCGGAAGCAGACCAAAAACTGATTGAACAATTACAGAACAGCGAAAAAGATAAAAGTGAGAATGTAATGGTGGTGGATCTGGTGAGGAATGACCTGAGTAAAGTATGTCAACAAGGATCTGTAGAAGTAACTGAGCTGTTTGGTATTTATAGTTTTCCGCAAGTACATCAGATGATCTCTACTGTTGCCGGAGTACTGGATCCCTCAAATCACTTTACCGATATCATCAAAGCTTGTTTTCCGATGGGTAGCATGACCGGCGCGCCTAAAAAAAGGGTCATGGAGCTAATCGAACAATATGAGCAAAGTAAACGTGGATTATATTCCGGTGCTGTAGGTTATATCAGTCCAAGCGGAGACTTTGATTTTAATGTGGTCATCAGAAGCATTCTTTACAACAGTAGCAACCAATATCTGGGCTACCAGGTTGGTGGCGGTATTACTTTTTATAGTGATCCTGAAAAAGAATATGAAGAATGTCTGGTAAAAGCTGCAGCGATCAGAAGTGTACTCGAAGGAAATTAA
- a CDS encoding adenylosuccinate synthase, with the protein MVDVLLGLQWGDEGKGKIVDYFAPKYDIIARFQGGPNAGHTLYVNGQKMVLHQIPSGIFHQHIINIIGNGVVLDPVTLKRECDAVAAYGIDVRKNLFISQRTNLIVPTHRALDKASELQKGDAKIGSTLKGIGPAYMDKTGRNALRVGDILSPSFDAQYKELRTKHQTLLNNFNFTEDISAAEQEFFDAIEFLRTLNIINCEYFINKSLAEGKKVLAEGAQGSMLDIDFGTFPFVTSSNTISAGVCTGLGVSPKQINEVLGVTKAYCTRVGGGPFPTELNDATGEELRRIGSEFGATTGRPRRCGWIDLVALKFACMINGVTQLIMTKADVLDSFETLNVCTAYKINGQEHTEVPFQMSGVDIDPVWKSFSGWKIDSTSIKDAGSLPETMTTYIDFINKYVGAPVKYVSNGPGREQIVAI; encoded by the coding sequence ATGGTGGACGTTTTACTGGGTTTACAGTGGGGTGATGAGGGCAAAGGAAAGATCGTAGATTACTTTGCACCCAAATATGATATCATTGCCCGTTTTCAGGGCGGTCCGAATGCAGGACATACCTTATATGTGAATGGACAAAAAATGGTGTTGCACCAGATACCTTCCGGTATTTTTCATCAGCATATAATCAATATCATTGGTAATGGAGTGGTGCTTGATCCGGTGACATTAAAGCGTGAGTGCGATGCTGTTGCAGCTTACGGTATTGATGTTCGCAAGAATCTGTTCATCTCACAGAGAACGAATCTGATCGTGCCTACCCATCGTGCTTTGGATAAAGCATCAGAATTACAAAAAGGTGATGCCAAGATCGGATCAACTTTGAAAGGTATCGGACCTGCTTACATGGATAAGACAGGAAGAAATGCATTAAGAGTGGGAGATATTTTAAGCCCGTCTTTTGATGCACAATACAAAGAGCTACGCACAAAGCATCAGACCTTATTGAATAATTTCAATTTTACAGAAGATATTTCTGCGGCAGAACAAGAGTTTTTTGATGCGATTGAATTTCTGAGAACATTGAATATTATCAATTGCGAATACTTTATCAATAAAAGTTTAGCAGAAGGTAAAAAAGTATTAGCTGAGGGAGCACAGGGAAGTATGCTGGATATCGATTTCGGTACATTCCCATTTGTTACTTCTTCCAATACCATTTCTGCGGGTGTTTGTACCGGATTAGGGGTTTCTCCAAAACAGATCAATGAAGTATTGGGTGTTACCAAAGCCTATTGTACACGTGTAGGCGGTGGTCCATTCCCAACTGAATTGAATGATGCAACCGGAGAAGAACTAAGAAGAATTGGTAGCGAATTCGGTGCTACTACCGGACGTCCGCGTCGTTGTGGCTGGATTGATCTGGTTGCTTTGAAGTTTGCCTGCATGATCAATGGTGTTACGCAGCTCATTATGACAAAAGCCGATGTATTGGATAGTTTTGAGACGCTGAATGTATGTACCGCTTACAAAATCAATGGACAGGAACACACCGAAGTTCCTTTTCAGATGTCTGGTGTAGATATTGACCCCGTTTGGAAAAGTTTTTCAGGCTGGAAAATAGATAGCACCAGTATCAAGGATGCGGGTTCTTTACCTGAAACCATGACAACTTATATCGATTTCATCAACAAATATGTTGGTGCACCTGTTAAATATGTTTCAAACGGACCAGGCAGAGAACAGATTGTAGCCATCTAG
- a CDS encoding bifunctional (p)ppGpp synthetase/guanosine-3',5'-bis(diphosphate) 3'-pyrophosphohydrolase — translation MEQAKDTTVEVVLPRYNLNADQEKNEILRHYRALLRSLKSKLKKGDKELVRHAFQMAADAHKTMRRKSGEPYILHPIAVAMICVEEIGLGVRSTICALLHDTVEDTDISLEDIEREFGTEISRIVDGLTKISTVMDTNTSQQAENFKKILLTLTDDPRVILIKLADRLHNMRTLDHMKREKQLKIASETVWVYAPLAHRMGLYNIKTELEDLSMKYMEPEAYRDIAKKLAETKRERTRYINEFIRPLKEKMQAANFNFEIYGRPKSIHSIWNKIKKKGVAFEEVYDLFAIRVILDSPAEKEKEDCWKVYSMITDEYMPSPERLRDWLSNPKSNGYEALHTTVMGPQGKWVEVQIRTKRMNEIAEKGLAAHYKYKEGNNEEDRFDKWFGQIREVLSTQDTEGVDFLQDFKTSFLAEEIYVYTPKGEVKMLPMGSTALDFAFSIHSAIGSKCIGAKVHHKLVPISHKLRSGDQIEIITSNKQKPSEDWLGFVVTAKARNKIKDALREEKRKVAEDGKYILQRKLESMGAAYSSYNIEELVQFYKLPSSLDLHYKIATKALDLKELKDFQVLGDKIEVPKPKPVVQEIITDPAQKTYSKKDSELIIFGESSDKIMYTLAKCCNPIPGDDVFGFVSTGKGLIIHRTGCPNAAQLLANYGHRVVKTKWAKNKEISFLTGLKIIGLDDVGVVNKITNVISGDLKINIAGLTIESSEGLFEGTIKIFVHDKEELEELVDRLKSLNGIQRVDRFDTENEK, via the coding sequence ATGGAGCAAGCGAAAGATACTACTGTAGAGGTGGTTTTACCCCGTTATAACCTGAATGCTGATCAGGAAAAAAATGAGATATTAAGACATTATCGTGCCCTTTTAAGAAGTCTGAAATCAAAGCTCAAAAAAGGTGATAAAGAATTGGTGCGTCATGCTTTTCAAATGGCAGCCGATGCACACAAAACCATGCGCAGAAAAAGTGGTGAACCCTATATACTTCATCCGATAGCTGTAGCAATGATTTGCGTGGAAGAGATCGGCTTAGGTGTTAGAAGTACCATTTGCGCATTATTACATGATACCGTTGAAGACACAGATATTTCCCTTGAAGATATTGAACGAGAATTTGGTACTGAGATCTCAAGAATTGTAGATGGTCTTACCAAGATCTCAACCGTGATGGATACCAACACATCACAACAAGCGGAGAATTTCAAAAAGATCCTTTTAACACTTACGGATGATCCTCGGGTGATTCTGATCAAACTGGCAGATCGTTTGCATAACATGCGTACGTTGGATCATATGAAGCGGGAAAAACAATTAAAGATCGCTTCAGAGACCGTATGGGTTTATGCACCGCTGGCACACAGAATGGGATTGTACAATATCAAGACCGAACTGGAAGATCTCTCCATGAAATATATGGAGCCGGAAGCTTACAGAGATATTGCCAAAAAACTCGCTGAGACCAAGAGAGAAAGAACCCGTTATATCAATGAATTTATTCGTCCGTTAAAGGAAAAAATGCAGGCAGCCAATTTCAATTTTGAAATTTATGGTCGCCCAAAAAGCATTCATTCTATCTGGAATAAGATCAAAAAAAAGGGCGTGGCTTTTGAAGAAGTGTATGATCTCTTCGCCATTCGTGTGATACTGGATTCCCCGGCTGAAAAAGAAAAAGAAGATTGTTGGAAAGTATATTCCATGATCACTGATGAGTATATGCCTTCTCCCGAGCGTCTGAGAGATTGGCTGAGCAATCCCAAAAGCAATGGCTATGAAGCCTTACACACGACCGTAATGGGACCGCAGGGTAAATGGGTAGAGGTTCAGATTCGTACAAAACGAATGAATGAGATCGCTGAAAAAGGTTTGGCGGCTCATTACAAATACAAGGAAGGAAATAATGAGGAAGACAGGTTTGATAAATGGTTTGGACAGATCAGAGAGGTCTTGAGTACACAGGACACAGAAGGGGTCGACTTTTTACAAGATTTCAAAACTTCTTTTCTTGCCGAAGAAATTTATGTATATACCCCCAAAGGGGAGGTGAAAATGCTTCCCATGGGAAGTACAGCCCTCGATTTTGCATTCTCTATTCACTCTGCCATTGGTAGTAAATGTATTGGCGCCAAAGTGCATCACAAGTTGGTACCTATCAGCCATAAATTAAGAAGTGGCGATCAGATCGAGATCATCACCAGCAATAAACAAAAGCCCTCTGAAGACTGGCTGGGTTTTGTGGTAACCGCCAAAGCAAGGAATAAGATCAAAGATGCTTTAAGGGAAGAAAAGAGAAAAGTGGCGGAAGACGGCAAATACATACTTCAAAGAAAATTGGAGAGTATGGGCGCGGCTTATAGTTCATACAATATTGAAGAACTGGTTCAATTCTATAAACTTCCATCATCGCTAGACCTTCATTATAAAATTGCCACCAAAGCGCTTGATCTGAAAGAACTAAAAGATTTTCAGGTTTTAGGTGATAAGATCGAAGTGCCTAAACCCAAACCTGTTGTTCAGGAGATCATTACAGATCCGGCACAAAAAACATACAGCAAAAAAGATTCTGAGCTGATCATTTTTGGTGAAAGCAGTGATAAGATCATGTATACGCTGGCCAAATGCTGTAATCCCATACCCGGTGATGATGTGTTTGGTTTTGTGAGCACGGGAAAAGGACTGATCATACATCGAACCGGTTGCCCAAATGCAGCACAACTACTCGCTAATTATGGGCATAGAGTGGTAAAGACCAAATGGGCGAAGAACAAAGAAATTTCTTTCCTTACCGGACTCAAGATCATTGGTTTGGATGATGTAGGGGTTGTGAATAAAATCACGAATGTAATCAGCGGTGACCTTAAGATCAATATTGCGGGATTAACCATCGAATCAAGCGAAGGCTTATTTGAAGGAACCATCAAAATATTCGTACACGACAAAGAGGAACTGGAAGAGTTGGTCGACAGACTGAAATCACTAAATGGTATTCAGCGGGTAGATCGATTTGATACGGAAAATGAGAAATGA
- a CDS encoding ABC transporter ATP-binding protein, with product MNETSKKKVFDFSLLGRVFHFVRPYRGMFYLSLVLAVVMALFAPIRPYLIQLTVDKATGKSIHIPGWLETVLWNTDLSDASRFIIAVTLFQIVFLVIETSIRFIFSFITASMGQHVVKDMRIAVYKKILGLNLRQFDKTPIGTLTTRTIDDIERINDIFSDGLIPIIADLLTIIITLATMFWMDWRLTLISLAPFPIMIIATYYFKESVNKSFVKVRNAVASLNAFVQEHITGMQVVQAFAAEEREMNKFKKINAEHRNANIKAIFAYSVFFPIVEVVLALSTGLLVWWIAGKSLDAGLLMAFILYLNQIFRPLRVIADKFNVLQMGMVAAERVFKVLDNTDELSAADHGSYQPAIIKGDIAFEDVSFAYIDENYVLKSVSFQVKAGETVALVGHTGSGKTSIISLLNRLYHIQKGVIKIDGVNINEYDLDRLRKSMGVVLQDVFLFSGSVLDNITLRDPSIRKEQVEEAAKLIGVHDFIMQLPGGYDYNVMERGSTLSLGQRQLLSFIRALLYNPSILILDEATSSIDTESEILIEKAIDKLISGRTSIVIAHRLSTIRKADKIIVLDKGEIKEIGSHDELLLMGGFYAKLHEMQFEKKKAALV from the coding sequence ATGAATGAAACGAGTAAAAAGAAGGTATTTGATTTTTCCTTACTAGGCAGGGTATTCCATTTCGTGAGGCCTTATAGAGGGATGTTCTATCTCAGTTTAGTGTTGGCTGTGGTCATGGCTTTGTTTGCGCCTATCCGACCTTATTTGATCCAGCTGACAGTGGATAAAGCAACGGGTAAATCCATTCATATTCCGGGTTGGTTAGAAACGGTACTTTGGAATACCGATCTTTCTGATGCCAGCCGATTCATAATAGCAGTTACACTTTTTCAGATTGTATTCCTGGTTATTGAAACATCGATCCGTTTCATCTTCAGTTTTATAACAGCATCCATGGGGCAGCATGTGGTGAAAGACATGCGTATCGCTGTTTATAAAAAGATATTAGGACTGAATCTGCGGCAGTTTGATAAAACGCCGATTGGTACACTTACTACCCGAACGATCGATGATATTGAAAGGATCAATGATATCTTTTCTGACGGTCTTATCCCGATCATTGCAGATTTACTTACGATCATTATAACACTTGCTACCATGTTCTGGATGGATTGGCGTTTGACACTCATCAGTCTGGCCCCCTTTCCGATCATGATCATAGCAACGTATTATTTTAAGGAGAGTGTCAATAAAAGTTTCGTAAAGGTTAGGAATGCAGTGGCTAGTCTGAACGCTTTTGTACAAGAACATATAACTGGAATGCAGGTGGTGCAAGCGTTTGCGGCAGAAGAGCGGGAGATGAACAAGTTTAAGAAGATCAATGCCGAACATCGCAACGCGAATATCAAAGCCATCTTTGCCTATTCAGTTTTCTTTCCCATCGTAGAAGTGGTGCTTGCACTCAGTACCGGATTACTCGTATGGTGGATCGCCGGTAAATCTTTGGACGCAGGATTACTCATGGCATTCATTTTATACCTGAACCAAATATTCCGTCCCTTACGCGTCATTGCTGATAAGTTCAATGTGTTACAAATGGGAATGGTGGCAGCAGAAAGGGTGTTTAAAGTATTGGATAACACAGATGAGTTATCTGCTGCTGATCATGGAAGCTATCAGCCTGCAATTATCAAAGGTGATATTGCTTTTGAGGATGTTTCCTTCGCATATATAGACGAGAACTATGTATTGAAAAGTGTCAGCTTTCAGGTAAAAGCCGGAGAGACCGTTGCTTTGGTTGGACATACAGGCAGTGGGAAAACATCGATCATCAGTTTGTTGAATCGATTGTATCATATCCAAAAAGGAGTGATCAAAATCGACGGAGTTAATATCAATGAATATGATCTCGATCGATTGAGAAAAAGTATGGGTGTGGTCTTACAGGATGTATTCCTGTTTTCGGGTTCTGTTTTAGACAATATTACCCTCCGTGATCCATCCATTCGTAAAGAACAAGTGGAAGAAGCAGCAAAGCTCATTGGGGTGCATGATTTTATTATGCAATTGCCGGGTGGCTATGATTACAATGTGATGGAAAGAGGAAGCACGCTTAGTTTGGGACAAAGACAGTTGCTGTCATTCATCCGTGCATTATTATACAATCCGTCTATTTTGATTTTGGATGAAGCGACTTCGTCCATCGATACCGAAAGTGAAATACTGATCGAAAAAGCCATTGATAAACTCATCTCAGGCCGAACATCCATTGTCATTGCTCACCGGCTTTCAACGATTCGTAAAGCGGATAAAATTATCGTGCTGGATAAAGGTGAGATCAAAGAGATCGGTAGTCATGATGAACTCTTGCTCATGGGCGGATTTTATGCCAAATTGCATGAGATGCAGTTTGAGAAAAAGAAGGCTGCATTGGTGTAA
- the atpB gene encoding F0F1 ATP synthase subunit A — protein MARMSVKSLLVATFSLFTLLFSTFSYANETPQSAAAGHGEGDFNVTETILEHIKDDHSWHLWGHTTLPLPVILYSDKGLEVFSSAKLMDEHHEPAMYAGNYNYKTIEGKIKVVNADGSIDEAATAKVWDFSITKNVASLFVSILILLLVFLTVGGAYRKRGVKSAPKGLQSFMEPIVLFVRDEVAKPNIGHKYAKYMPFLLTIFFLILINNFLGLIPFFPGGANVSGNIAFTMTLAVFVFIVVNLNGNKSYWEHIFWMPGMHWSMKLFLAPIELIGVFTKPISLMIRLFANITAGHILVLSLICLIFIFKTVFASAIAVPFAVFIGLIELLVAFLQAYIFTMLSAMYIGMATEEHHHEAAHH, from the coding sequence ATGGCCCGCATGAGTGTAAAATCTTTACTGGTAGCGACTTTCAGCCTTTTCACATTGCTGTTTTCTACTTTTTCATATGCCAATGAAACGCCTCAATCTGCCGCTGCAGGTCATGGCGAAGGCGACTTTAATGTAACTGAGACCATTCTCGAGCACATTAAAGATGACCATAGCTGGCATTTGTGGGGGCATACAACCCTTCCTTTACCTGTGATCCTGTATTCTGATAAAGGCTTAGAGGTATTTTCTTCCGCGAAATTGATGGACGAACATCATGAGCCTGCGATGTATGCAGGTAATTATAACTATAAAACCATCGAGGGTAAGATCAAAGTGGTGAATGCGGATGGTTCTATTGATGAAGCAGCTACAGCCAAAGTGTGGGATTTTTCTATCACCAAGAACGTAGCCTCTTTATTTGTTTCGATCCTGATCTTATTATTGGTATTCCTGACCGTAGGCGGTGCTTATCGTAAGAGAGGTGTGAAATCTGCGCCTAAAGGATTACAGTCATTCATGGAACCGATCGTATTATTTGTGCGTGATGAAGTGGCTAAGCCAAATATCGGTCACAAGTATGCGAAATACATGCCTTTCTTATTGACCATTTTCTTCTTGATCTTGATCAATAACTTTTTAGGATTAATTCCATTCTTCCCTGGTGGAGCGAATGTGAGTGGTAATATTGCGTTTACGATGACCTTGGCGGTATTCGTATTCATCGTAGTAAACCTGAATGGTAATAAAAGTTACTGGGAGCACATTTTCTGGATGCCGGGTATGCACTGGTCCATGAAATTGTTCCTAGCACCTATTGAATTGATTGGTGTGTTCACCAAACCTATTTCATTGATGATCCGATTGTTTGCGAACATTACTGCGGGTCACATCCTTGTACTGAGCTTAATCTGCCTGATCTTCATATTTAAAACTGTGTTTGCATCTGCTATTGCGGTTCCTTTTGCAGTGTTCATCGGATTGATCGAATTGCTTGTGGCATTCCTGCAAGCATACATCTTTACCATGTTGAGCGCTATGTACATTGGAATGGCAACAGAAGAGCATCACCATGAAGCAGCGCATCATTAA
- the atpE gene encoding ATP synthase F0 subunit C: MVVGSVAAIGAGLAAIGAGIGIGQIGKGAVEGIARQPEAANDIRANMIVAAAFVEAVALFAVVVALLGNG; encoded by the coding sequence ATGGTAGTAGGAAGTGTTGCCGCAATCGGCGCTGGTTTAGCTGCTATCGGTGCCGGAATCGGTATCGGTCAGATCGGTAAAGGTGCAGTAGAAGGTATTGCACGTCAGCCGGAAGCTGCTAACGATATCCGTGCAAACATGATCGTTGCTGCGGCTTTCGTGGAAGCGGTTGCCCTGTTTGCGGTGGTAGTTGCCCTGTTGGGTAACGGATAA